The following are encoded in a window of Arthrobacter sp. NicSoilB4 genomic DNA:
- a CDS encoding alpha/beta hydrolase — MDIILVPGFWLDASSWEEVTPPLVAAGHQIHPLTLPGLESADEPRAGIGLRTHIDAVVAKIDTLDAPVVLVGHSGGGAIIHGAVDARPEQVVRAIYVDSGPLGDGGVINDELPDDGDEVPLPPWELFDDEDLTDLDEELRAMFRARAIPQPKGVAQDQQRLNDERRYDVPATVIACEFPSSMLTEMIAGGHPYVAELGRVRDVDFVDLPTGHWPQFTKPAELGAAILAAVDRTSGS; from the coding sequence ATGGACATCATCCTCGTACCCGGATTCTGGTTGGACGCCTCATCGTGGGAGGAGGTGACCCCGCCGCTGGTCGCGGCCGGGCATCAGATCCACCCGCTCACGCTGCCCGGTCTGGAATCGGCCGATGAACCGCGGGCCGGGATCGGCCTGCGCACCCACATCGACGCGGTCGTGGCGAAAATTGACACCCTTGATGCCCCCGTCGTGCTGGTGGGACATTCGGGCGGGGGCGCCATCATCCACGGCGCGGTCGACGCCCGGCCGGAACAGGTGGTCCGGGCAATCTACGTCGACAGCGGTCCGCTCGGCGACGGCGGCGTCATCAACGACGAACTGCCGGACGACGGCGACGAGGTGCCGCTTCCGCCGTGGGAGTTGTTCGACGACGAAGACCTCACTGACCTCGACGAGGAACTGCGGGCCATGTTCCGGGCCCGTGCGATCCCGCAGCCCAAAGGCGTGGCCCAGGACCAGCAGCGGCTGAACGACGAGCGCCGCTACGACGTCCCGGCGACCGTCATCGCCTGCGAGTTCCCGTCGTCCATGCTCACCGAAATGATCGCCGGCGGCCACCCGTACGTCGCGGAGCTCGGACGCGTCCGCGACGTCGACTTCGTGGACCTGCCCACCGGGCACTGGCCGCAGTTCACCAAGCCCGCTGAACTGGGCGCGGCGATCCTTGCCGCCGTCGACCGAACTTCGGGGAGCTAG
- the orn gene encoding oligoribonuclease translates to MTGLDTVNDALIEVAALVTDSELNILGDGVDVVIKPDDAALAQMNDFVRDMHTRSGLLAELPHGKTMAEAQAIVLDYIKKWVPDPKKAPLGGNSVGTDRVFLVRDMPELVEHLHYRVIDVSTIKELSRRWYARAYFQSPAKLGGHRALGDIQDSIDELRYYREAVFVPAPGPDSATAQRIARRVMGTAEEPAPVEAPSGTPAN, encoded by the coding sequence ATGACCGGCCTGGATACCGTGAACGACGCCCTCATCGAGGTGGCCGCACTGGTGACGGATTCGGAGCTCAATATCCTCGGTGACGGCGTCGACGTCGTCATCAAGCCCGATGACGCCGCCCTGGCCCAGATGAACGACTTCGTCCGCGATATGCACACCCGCTCCGGGCTGCTCGCGGAGCTCCCCCATGGCAAGACGATGGCCGAGGCCCAGGCCATCGTCCTGGACTACATCAAGAAGTGGGTGCCGGACCCCAAGAAGGCCCCGCTGGGCGGCAACTCGGTGGGCACCGACCGGGTCTTCCTGGTCCGCGACATGCCGGAACTCGTGGAGCACCTGCACTACCGCGTCATCGACGTGAGCACCATCAAGGAGCTCTCCCGGCGCTGGTACGCGCGGGCCTACTTCCAGTCCCCCGCCAAGCTCGGCGGCCACCGGGCCCTCGGCGACATCCAGGATTCCATCGACGAACTGCGTTACTACCGCGAGGCCGTTTTCGTCCCGGCGCCCGGACCGGACAGCGCCACGGCCCAGCGGATTGCCAGGCGGGTCATGGGCACAGCCGAGGAACCGGCGCCCGTCGAGGCCCCTTCCGGCACGCCGGCGAACTAG
- the ppk2 gene encoding polyphosphate kinase 2: MAHPKAGSGKAGRKGSKGHSSSGRLALGLYEAELYRLQAELVALQEWVRSTGARVLVIFEGRDAAGKGSAIKRVTEYLNPRVARIVALPAPTDRQRGEWYFQRYVAHLPAAAEIVLMDRSWYNRAGVEHVMGFCTPAEHKRFMAQCPVFERLLIQDGILLFKYWFSISHAEQERRFKSRLNDPMRQWKLSPMDRDAILRWEDYSRAKDDMFMQTDTAESPWYVVEAEDKRRARINMIAHLLSSIDYTEVRTEPVTLPERPKAVNYTRPPRELFRYVPDHAAKLERPDEG; encoded by the coding sequence ATGGCACATCCAAAGGCCGGCTCCGGCAAGGCCGGCCGGAAGGGCTCCAAGGGGCACTCAAGTTCCGGGCGGCTGGCGCTCGGTCTCTATGAGGCCGAGCTCTACCGTCTCCAGGCCGAGCTCGTCGCGCTGCAGGAGTGGGTCCGCAGCACGGGCGCGCGTGTGCTGGTGATCTTCGAAGGTCGGGACGCCGCCGGGAAGGGCAGCGCGATCAAGCGGGTCACCGAATACCTGAATCCGCGCGTAGCCAGGATCGTGGCGTTGCCTGCCCCGACGGACCGGCAGCGGGGTGAATGGTACTTCCAGCGCTATGTGGCGCATCTGCCCGCTGCGGCCGAGATCGTCCTGATGGACCGCTCCTGGTACAACCGGGCCGGCGTCGAGCATGTGATGGGTTTCTGCACCCCCGCGGAACACAAGCGCTTTATGGCCCAATGCCCGGTCTTCGAACGGCTCCTGATCCAGGACGGCATCCTGCTCTTCAAATACTGGTTCTCGATCAGCCACGCGGAGCAGGAGCGGCGGTTCAAATCCCGGCTGAATGATCCGATGCGGCAATGGAAACTCTCCCCGATGGACCGTGACGCGATCCTCCGCTGGGAAGACTATTCGCGGGCCAAGGATGACATGTTTATGCAGACGGACACCGCTGAGTCGCCCTGGTATGTGGTCGAGGCGGAGGACAAACGCCGGGCCCGGATCAACATGATCGCCCACCTGCTCTCCAGCATCGACTACACCGAAGTGCGGACGGAACCGGTGACGTTGCCCGAACGGCCCAAAGCCGTGAACTACACGCGCCCGCCGCGGGAGCTCTTCCGGTACGTTCCGGATCACGCGGCGAAGCTCGAGCGGCCGGACGAGGGTTAG
- a CDS encoding acyl-CoA dehydrogenase family protein has translation MKRKLFEEDHEMFRAMAAEFDTRAVAPHYAQWDEDHMMSRELWTAAGEQGLLGLAVPEEFGGMGMDDYRFRAVIDEEFAKSNHLAVGLAFHLHDDLVLPHLLAYGSDELKSRWLPGMVSGEKVTSIAWTEPGAGSDLRGIRTKAVRDGDDWLISGQKTFIGNGISGDASLVLARTDGSSGRGNHDSFSLFMVNKGEGYNTGKQLDKMGLKASDTAELFFDNVRVPHADLVGEVGKGLQYAAAQLPQGRLAIAVASSAVVRATYEATVRYTKDRNAFGERIIDFQNSRFELADILTEVEVTESYVDQAILAFNAGELDAASAARAKLWASERAKSVTDRCLQLHGGYGYILEYPVAQAYLAARLLTIFGGTNEIMRDVIGRTIAD, from the coding sequence ATGAAGCGCAAGCTTTTTGAAGAAGACCACGAGATGTTCCGTGCGATGGCTGCCGAGTTCGACACACGTGCCGTGGCACCGCACTACGCCCAGTGGGACGAGGACCACATGATGTCCCGGGAGCTGTGGACGGCGGCCGGCGAGCAGGGCCTGCTGGGTCTGGCCGTCCCGGAGGAGTTCGGCGGCATGGGCATGGACGACTACCGCTTCCGCGCCGTGATCGACGAGGAATTCGCCAAGAGCAACCACCTGGCCGTGGGACTGGCCTTCCATCTCCACGATGACCTGGTCCTCCCCCACCTGCTGGCTTACGGCTCCGACGAGCTGAAGAGCCGGTGGCTCCCGGGCATGGTCTCCGGCGAGAAGGTCACGTCGATCGCCTGGACCGAGCCCGGCGCCGGTTCGGACCTCCGCGGCATCCGCACCAAGGCCGTCCGCGACGGCGACGACTGGCTGATCAGCGGCCAGAAGACCTTTATCGGCAACGGGATCTCCGGCGACGCCTCCCTGGTCCTGGCCCGTACCGACGGCAGCTCCGGCCGCGGGAACCACGACTCCTTCTCGCTGTTCATGGTCAACAAGGGCGAGGGCTACAACACCGGCAAGCAGCTGGACAAGATGGGCCTCAAGGCGTCGGATACCGCTGAACTGTTCTTCGACAATGTCCGGGTTCCGCACGCGGACCTCGTCGGCGAGGTGGGCAAGGGCCTGCAGTACGCTGCCGCGCAGCTCCCCCAGGGCCGGCTCGCGATCGCGGTGGCCAGCTCCGCCGTCGTCCGCGCTACTTACGAGGCGACCGTCCGCTACACGAAGGACCGTAACGCCTTCGGTGAGCGGATCATCGACTTCCAGAACAGCCGGTTCGAACTGGCCGACATCCTCACCGAGGTCGAGGTCACCGAAAGCTACGTGGACCAGGCGATCCTGGCCTTCAACGCTGGCGAGCTCGACGCCGCCTCCGCCGCCCGCGCGAAGCTGTGGGCCTCCGAGCGCGCCAAGTCCGTCACCGACCGCTGCCTCCAGCTGCACGGCGGCTACGGCTACATCCTGGAATACCCCGTGGCGCAGGCCTACCTCGCCGCCCGGCTGCTGACAATCTTCGGCGGCACCAACGAGATCATGCGCGACGTCATCGGCCGCACCATCGCCGACTGA
- the def gene encoding peptide deformylase, whose product MTVLPITIWGEPVLHSRAAEVEVFDDELRTLIADMFETNDAANGVGLAAPQVGVGKRLFVYKFDNDDGAPPSGVVVNPVLTLSKVSGALPDPDEEEEGCLSFPGGQYPLKRAEWARVQGFDGDGNPVDFEATGWFARVIQHEYDHLDGKLYVNRLIDRYSRKAMKLAKRSGWGVPGLTWMPGVDPDPFGH is encoded by the coding sequence ATGACCGTCCTGCCCATCACGATCTGGGGCGAGCCCGTACTGCACAGCCGGGCCGCCGAGGTTGAAGTCTTCGACGACGAGCTCCGGACCCTGATCGCCGACATGTTCGAAACCAACGACGCCGCCAACGGCGTCGGTCTGGCCGCGCCCCAGGTCGGGGTGGGCAAACGGCTGTTTGTCTACAAGTTCGACAACGACGACGGCGCCCCGCCGTCCGGCGTCGTCGTCAACCCGGTGCTGACCCTGTCCAAGGTTTCCGGCGCTCTGCCGGATCCGGATGAGGAAGAGGAGGGCTGCCTGTCCTTCCCGGGCGGGCAGTACCCGCTCAAGCGTGCGGAATGGGCCCGCGTGCAGGGCTTCGACGGAGACGGCAACCCGGTCGATTTCGAGGCGACGGGCTGGTTCGCCCGGGTCATCCAGCACGAATACGACCACCTCGACGGCAAGCTCTACGTGAACCGGCTGATCGACCGCTACTCCCGCAAGGCGATGAAGCTGGCGAAAAGGAGTGGCTGGGGCGTCCCCGGGCTGACCTGGATGCCAGGCGTGGATCCGGACCCGTTCGGGCACTGA